A region from the Linepithema humile isolate Giens D197 chromosome 1, Lhum_UNIL_v1.0, whole genome shotgun sequence genome encodes:
- the LOC105669058 gene encoding MAP7 domain-containing protein 1 isoform X14: protein MADNREEISELVEKRGEYPAIKSCYTRRPDNRGEYSTKVEASYHFSSASAGAAPEETNQRSSSAHNRHSLTKEQTMHWFAQIGSDDDPLALPDVKRRRSFYDEDSLDGDRPYENEGRESTGSSKDLDRAKLVRERQNEERQRKLEELRQQALAAQRFREQREEERRRRIDELRSRDNDRRNQVEERKRLICEAERERREAILRKNQEREARIEAKRRNERSHIVFAFGSSTPRMLEPADTGGATFWGTRRATSTTNVMMFSAAQPLTRRSSERELDGSKKRATSAGGLDRKPGEDMRMSSSMYEVFNWNSSPDPPLTPAKHKRASLSLPPTTDIFAVDDKSDSDIRRPMIQRAASGEDSDGGGTPSTPSSVYLRVNRRRTDLMPTIPSPRDGPPSAARSSSAKAFTRSPGRTYSMSRLDQLAQPRKRATEQPLGTLTEQRQQSQPLQSASSMSRSMSHLAAPGVAKSLKRSDNSRSMGTLPGAVPTPRPTRAERLRRKAREYQQAQQQQGIRSGEVTPNSPSRPHSSMSQQSASSVGSSNVNLRTRTTASRRPRPASIAGTGVSVTEKHNLVGEVKLTKDSKPPLPKVHSTPKKPSTPKATEMKKPTEKLIRNARSSPRITPKATPLQSPGAEHAPFIRETHAEIIKQNENKDMQDVKFEDKNEEKKDQGSEKAQQQEANVTESVTNDTKIATEPVLASKQVKDETNLMQENLSSDVTEESKIVKKEENKQEKKSPETVEVKPDNEIDEQIDMSASMIAKIRITTEEEAKAALAERRRLAREQAEREAELERQRQEEEARREVERLRAEEEEQRRLEEETIRLANEAREAEEQRLQLAIEEAKRREEEDRRKREEEARQKQEKEEAERKAREEAERQRIEMAERLKKEEEERNARRKRVEAIMLRTRGKNQSNSSKGEGGDGDKLKEDSPSDENKPVPGGKGDDVMTASLISEATQQFISSEQRAHHTENNVLAPDIVHNGTTHSNGINENKIVLDNNQGNVEGELNGHHTNHGNGINSQSITLDNATVKQNNVTNNLLDLSDFDTLSNNSTGYNTGPILELTPNLANEDTLNSNLNPTAMPFTPMGFVPTAANANVNPFQDNFINNKPQDNNQVPDLLS, encoded by the exons AGCAAACGATGCACTGGTTTGCCCAGATCGGCAGTGACGATGATCCTCTCGCTTTGCCAG ATGTGAAGCGCCGGCGAAGCTTCTACGACGAGGACTCCCTCGACGGCGATCGTCCTTACGAAAATGAAG GACGGGAGTCGACGGGAAGCTCGAAGGATTTGGACAGGGCGAAGCTCGTCCGCGAGAGGCAGAACGAGGAGCGGCAGCGAAAGCTGGAAGAGCTCAGGCAGCAGGCGCTCGCCGCGCAACGCTTCCGCGAGCAGCGCGAGGAGGAGCGACGAAGACGAATCGACGAGCTCAGATCGCGTGACAACGACAG ACGAAATCAAGTGGAGGAGAGAAAACGGCTAATATGCGAGGCGGAACGAGAGAGACGGGAGGCGATCCTTCGCAAAAATCAGGAAAGGGAGGCGCGTATCGAAGCGAAGAGGAGGAACGAGAGGTCGCATATCGTCTTTGCGTTTGGCAGTTCCACGCCGCGGATGCTGGAGCCCGCCGACACCGGCGGCGCTACCTTCTGGGGCACTCGCAGGGCCACCTCCACCACCAACGTCATGATGTTTTCCGCGGCACAACCCCTCACGAGGAGGTCCTCCGAGCGGGAACTGGACGGCAGCAAAAAACGAGCCACTTCCGCCGGCGGGCTCGACCGAAAGCCCGGCGAAG ATATGAGAATGTCCTCGTCCATGTACGAGGTGTTCAATTGGAATTCTAGCCCCGATCCCCCCTTAACTCCTGCCAAGCATAAGAGAGCCAGCCTCTCTCTGCCCCCCACAACCGACATCTTTGCCGTCGATGATAAGTCCGATAGCGACATTAGGCGTCCTATGATTCAGCGGGCTGCCAGTG GTGAAGAtagcgacggcggcggcacgCCCAGCACCCCGAGCTCGGTTTACCTGCGAGTGAATAGGAGACGCACCGACCTCATGCCGACGATACCGTCCCCGCGCGACGGCCCGCCGTCGGCGGCACGCAGCTCCAGCGCCAAGGCCTTCACACGCTCGCCAGGTAGGACTTACTCCATGTCCAGGCTGGATCAGCTGGCGCAGCCTAGGAAGCGCGCGACCGAGCAGCCGCTCGGCACGCTGACGGAGCAGCGGCAGCAGAGCCAGCCGCTGCAGAGCGCTTCTAGCATGAGCCGCAGCATGTCACACTTAGCCGCGCCCGGGGTGGCCAAGAGCCTCAAACGATCCGATAACTCGCGTAGCATGGGCACGCTGCCGGGCGCGGTGCCCACGCCCAGACCCACCCGCGCCGAGAGACTGCGCCGCAAGGCCCGCGAGTACCAGCAGGCCCAGCAGCAGCAAG GTATCCGCAGCGGCGAAGTGACACCCAACAGCCCGTCCCGACCGCACAGCTCGATGAGTCAGCAGAGTGCCAGCAGCGTGGGCAGCAGTAACGTCAATCTGCGTACCCGCACGACAGCGTCGCGCCGACCGCGGCCTGCTTCTATTGCCGGTACCGGTGTCTCGGTCACAGAGAAACACA ATCTGGTGGGTGAAGTGAAATTAACGAAGGATTCAAAGCCACCACTGCCAAAGGTCCATAGCACTCCAAAGAAACCTTCCACGCCCAAAGCTACGGAGATGAAGAAGCCGACGGAGAAGTTAATCAGGAACGCCAGGTCGTCACCGCGAATAACTCCCAAGGCGACACCCCTGCAGAGTCCTGGAGCTGAGCACGCGCCATTTATCCGCGAGACTCATGCGGAGATCATAAAACAGAACGAGAATAAGGACATGCAGGATGTGAAATTTGAGGACAAGAATGAGGAAAAGAAGGATCAGGGCAGCGAAAAAGCGCag CAACAAGAGGCGAACGTTACCGAATCCGTAACTAATGATACAAAGATAGCGACAGAGCCTGTGTTGGCAAGCAAACAAGTCAAGGACGAAACTAATTTAATGCAAGAGAATTTGTCGAGCGACGTTACGGAGGAATCGAAAATCGTTAAAAAAGAGGAGAATAAACAAGAAAAGAAATCACCGGAAACAGTCGAAGTCAAGCCTGACAATGAAATAGACGAACAAATTGATATGTCAG CTTCGATGATTGCGAAAATCAGAATTACCACCGAAGAGGAAGCCAAAGCCGCTTTGGCTGAGCGTAGAAGATTAGCTCGAGAACAAGCGGAACGAGAAGCGGAGCTTGAACGTCAACGACAG GAAGAGGAAGCGCGCCGAGAAGTCGAAAGATTACGCGCAGAGGAGGAAGAACAACGTCGACTGGAGGAAGAAACTATACGCTTAGCTAACGAGGCCCGAGAGGCAGAGGAGCAGCGGTTACAACTGGCAATCGAGGAAGCTAAACGTCGCGAGGAAGAGGATAGAAGAAAAAGGGAAGAGGAAGCTCGTCAGAAGCAGGAGAAGGAAGAAGCGGAGCGCAAAGCAAGAGAAGAAGCGGAAAG ACAGCGAATCGAAATGGCTGAGAGACttaagaaagaagaagaggaacGCAACGCCAGACGTAAACGTGTCGAGGCCATCATGCTTAGGACGAGAGGCAAAAATCAAAGCAACTCTAGCAAg GGCGAGGGTGGCGATGGCGATAAATTGAAGGAGGATAGCCCAAGTGACGAGAATAAACCAGTGCCTGGCGGCAAAGGTGACGACGTCATGACGGCCAGTTTAATTTCCGAGGCAACACAGCAATTCATCAGCAGTGAACAACGGGCGCATCACACGGAGAACAACGTGCTTGCGCCGGATATAGTGCACAATGGCACGACGCATAGCAACGGCATTAACGAGAATAAAATCGTATTGGATAATAATCAGGGTAACGTGGAAGGGGAGTTGAACGGTCATCATACGAATCACGGGAACGGTATCAACAGTCAGTCGATTACGCTGGACAATGCCACTGT CAAGCAAAACAACGTGACCAACAACCTGTTAGACCTGTCGGACTTCGACACTCTGAGTAATAACAGTACCGGCTACAACACTGGGCCGATACTCGAACTGACGCCCAATTTGGCGAACGAAGACACCCTCAACTCTAATCTGAATCCGACGGCGATGCCGTTTACCCCGATGGGGTTCGTGCCCACCGCCGCAAACGCCAATGTCAATCCGTTCCAAGACAATTTCATCAACAACAAGCCGCAAGATAACAACCAAGTACCAG ATCTTTTGTCATAA
- the LOC105669058 gene encoding ensconsin isoform X21 has product MADNREEISELVEKRGEYPAIKSCYTRRPDNRAGAAPEETNQRSSSAHNRHSLTKEQTMHWFAQIGSDDDPLALPDVKRRRSFYDEDSLDGDRPYENEGRESTGSSKDLDRAKLVRERQNEERQRKLEELRQQALAAQRFREQREEERRRRIDELRSRDNDRRNQVEERKRLICEAERERREAILRKNQEREARIEAKRRNERSHIVFAFGSSTPRMLEPADTGGATFWGTRRATSTTNVMMFSAAQPLTRRSSERELDGSKKRATSAGGLDRKPGEDMRMSSSMYEVFNWNSSPDPPLTPAKHKRASLSLPPTTDIFAVDDKSDSDIRRPMIQRAASGEDSDGGGTPSTPSSVYLRVNRRRTDLMPTIPSPRDGPPSAARSSSAKAFTRSPGRTYSMSRLDQLAQPRKRATEQPLGTLTEQRQQSQPLQSASSMSRSMSHLAAPGVAKSLKRSDNSRSMGTLPGAVPTPRPTRAERLRRKAREYQQAQQQQGIRSGEVTPNSPSRPHSSMSQQSASSVGSSNVNLRTRTTASRRPRPASIAGTGVSVTEKHNLVGEVKLTKDSKPPLPKVHSTPKKPSTPKATEMKKPTEKLIRNARSSPRITPKATPLQSPGAEHAPFIRETHAEIIKQNENKDMQDVKFEDKNEEKKDQGSEKAQQQEANVTESVTNDTKIATEPVLASKQVKDETNLMQENLSSDVTEESKIVKKEENKQEKKSPETVEVKPDNEIDEQIDMSASMIAKIRITTEEEAKAALAERRRLAREQAEREAELERQRQEEEARREVERLRAEEEEQRRLEEETIRLANEAREAEEQRLQLAIEEAKRREEEDRRKREEEARQKQEKEEAERKAREEAERQRIEMAERLKKEEEERNARRKRVEAIMLRTRGKNQSNSSKGEGGDGDKLKEDSPSDENKPVPGGKGDDVMTASLISEATQQFISSEQRAHHTENNVLAPDIVHNGTTHSNGINENKIVLDNNQGNVEGELNGHHTNHGNGINSQSITLDNATVKQNNVTNNLLDLSDFDTLSNNSTGYNTGPILELTPNLANEDTLNSNLNPTAMPFTPMGFVPTAANANVNPFQDNFINNKPQDNNQVPDLLS; this is encoded by the exons AGCAAACGATGCACTGGTTTGCCCAGATCGGCAGTGACGATGATCCTCTCGCTTTGCCAG ATGTGAAGCGCCGGCGAAGCTTCTACGACGAGGACTCCCTCGACGGCGATCGTCCTTACGAAAATGAAG GACGGGAGTCGACGGGAAGCTCGAAGGATTTGGACAGGGCGAAGCTCGTCCGCGAGAGGCAGAACGAGGAGCGGCAGCGAAAGCTGGAAGAGCTCAGGCAGCAGGCGCTCGCCGCGCAACGCTTCCGCGAGCAGCGCGAGGAGGAGCGACGAAGACGAATCGACGAGCTCAGATCGCGTGACAACGACAG ACGAAATCAAGTGGAGGAGAGAAAACGGCTAATATGCGAGGCGGAACGAGAGAGACGGGAGGCGATCCTTCGCAAAAATCAGGAAAGGGAGGCGCGTATCGAAGCGAAGAGGAGGAACGAGAGGTCGCATATCGTCTTTGCGTTTGGCAGTTCCACGCCGCGGATGCTGGAGCCCGCCGACACCGGCGGCGCTACCTTCTGGGGCACTCGCAGGGCCACCTCCACCACCAACGTCATGATGTTTTCCGCGGCACAACCCCTCACGAGGAGGTCCTCCGAGCGGGAACTGGACGGCAGCAAAAAACGAGCCACTTCCGCCGGCGGGCTCGACCGAAAGCCCGGCGAAG ATATGAGAATGTCCTCGTCCATGTACGAGGTGTTCAATTGGAATTCTAGCCCCGATCCCCCCTTAACTCCTGCCAAGCATAAGAGAGCCAGCCTCTCTCTGCCCCCCACAACCGACATCTTTGCCGTCGATGATAAGTCCGATAGCGACATTAGGCGTCCTATGATTCAGCGGGCTGCCAGTG GTGAAGAtagcgacggcggcggcacgCCCAGCACCCCGAGCTCGGTTTACCTGCGAGTGAATAGGAGACGCACCGACCTCATGCCGACGATACCGTCCCCGCGCGACGGCCCGCCGTCGGCGGCACGCAGCTCCAGCGCCAAGGCCTTCACACGCTCGCCAGGTAGGACTTACTCCATGTCCAGGCTGGATCAGCTGGCGCAGCCTAGGAAGCGCGCGACCGAGCAGCCGCTCGGCACGCTGACGGAGCAGCGGCAGCAGAGCCAGCCGCTGCAGAGCGCTTCTAGCATGAGCCGCAGCATGTCACACTTAGCCGCGCCCGGGGTGGCCAAGAGCCTCAAACGATCCGATAACTCGCGTAGCATGGGCACGCTGCCGGGCGCGGTGCCCACGCCCAGACCCACCCGCGCCGAGAGACTGCGCCGCAAGGCCCGCGAGTACCAGCAGGCCCAGCAGCAGCAAG GTATCCGCAGCGGCGAAGTGACACCCAACAGCCCGTCCCGACCGCACAGCTCGATGAGTCAGCAGAGTGCCAGCAGCGTGGGCAGCAGTAACGTCAATCTGCGTACCCGCACGACAGCGTCGCGCCGACCGCGGCCTGCTTCTATTGCCGGTACCGGTGTCTCGGTCACAGAGAAACACA ATCTGGTGGGTGAAGTGAAATTAACGAAGGATTCAAAGCCACCACTGCCAAAGGTCCATAGCACTCCAAAGAAACCTTCCACGCCCAAAGCTACGGAGATGAAGAAGCCGACGGAGAAGTTAATCAGGAACGCCAGGTCGTCACCGCGAATAACTCCCAAGGCGACACCCCTGCAGAGTCCTGGAGCTGAGCACGCGCCATTTATCCGCGAGACTCATGCGGAGATCATAAAACAGAACGAGAATAAGGACATGCAGGATGTGAAATTTGAGGACAAGAATGAGGAAAAGAAGGATCAGGGCAGCGAAAAAGCGCag CAACAAGAGGCGAACGTTACCGAATCCGTAACTAATGATACAAAGATAGCGACAGAGCCTGTGTTGGCAAGCAAACAAGTCAAGGACGAAACTAATTTAATGCAAGAGAATTTGTCGAGCGACGTTACGGAGGAATCGAAAATCGTTAAAAAAGAGGAGAATAAACAAGAAAAGAAATCACCGGAAACAGTCGAAGTCAAGCCTGACAATGAAATAGACGAACAAATTGATATGTCAG CTTCGATGATTGCGAAAATCAGAATTACCACCGAAGAGGAAGCCAAAGCCGCTTTGGCTGAGCGTAGAAGATTAGCTCGAGAACAAGCGGAACGAGAAGCGGAGCTTGAACGTCAACGACAG GAAGAGGAAGCGCGCCGAGAAGTCGAAAGATTACGCGCAGAGGAGGAAGAACAACGTCGACTGGAGGAAGAAACTATACGCTTAGCTAACGAGGCCCGAGAGGCAGAGGAGCAGCGGTTACAACTGGCAATCGAGGAAGCTAAACGTCGCGAGGAAGAGGATAGAAGAAAAAGGGAAGAGGAAGCTCGTCAGAAGCAGGAGAAGGAAGAAGCGGAGCGCAAAGCAAGAGAAGAAGCGGAAAG ACAGCGAATCGAAATGGCTGAGAGACttaagaaagaagaagaggaacGCAACGCCAGACGTAAACGTGTCGAGGCCATCATGCTTAGGACGAGAGGCAAAAATCAAAGCAACTCTAGCAAg GGCGAGGGTGGCGATGGCGATAAATTGAAGGAGGATAGCCCAAGTGACGAGAATAAACCAGTGCCTGGCGGCAAAGGTGACGACGTCATGACGGCCAGTTTAATTTCCGAGGCAACACAGCAATTCATCAGCAGTGAACAACGGGCGCATCACACGGAGAACAACGTGCTTGCGCCGGATATAGTGCACAATGGCACGACGCATAGCAACGGCATTAACGAGAATAAAATCGTATTGGATAATAATCAGGGTAACGTGGAAGGGGAGTTGAACGGTCATCATACGAATCACGGGAACGGTATCAACAGTCAGTCGATTACGCTGGACAATGCCACTGT CAAGCAAAACAACGTGACCAACAACCTGTTAGACCTGTCGGACTTCGACACTCTGAGTAATAACAGTACCGGCTACAACACTGGGCCGATACTCGAACTGACGCCCAATTTGGCGAACGAAGACACCCTCAACTCTAATCTGAATCCGACGGCGATGCCGTTTACCCCGATGGGGTTCGTGCCCACCGCCGCAAACGCCAATGTCAATCCGTTCCAAGACAATTTCATCAACAACAAGCCGCAAGATAACAACCAAGTACCAG ATCTTTTGTCATAA
- the LOC105669058 gene encoding ensconsin isoform X27: MVVAMLSEYGQSDLAGAAPEETNQRSSSAHNRHSLTKEQTMHWFAQIGSDDDPLALPDVKRRRSFYDEDSLDGDRPYENEGRESTGSSKDLDRAKLVRERQNEERQRKLEELRQQALAAQRFREQREEERRRRIDELRSRDNDRRNQVEERKRLICEAERERREAILRKNQEREARIEAKRRNERSHIVFAFGSSTPRMLEPADTGGATFWGTRRATSTTNVMMFSAAQPLTRRSSERELDGSKKRATSAGGLDRKPGEDMRMSSSMYEVFNWNSSPDPPLTPAKHKRASLSLPPTTDIFAVDDKSDSDIRRPMIQRAASGEDSDGGGTPSTPSSVYLRVNRRRTDLMPTIPSPRDGPPSAARSSSAKAFTRSPGRTYSMSRLDQLAQPRKRATEQPLGTLTEQRQQSQPLQSASSMSRSMSHLAAPGVAKSLKRSDNSRSMGTLPGAVPTPRPTRAERLRRKAREYQQAQQQQGIRSGEVTPNSPSRPHSSMSQQSASSVGSSNVNLRTRTTASRRPRPASIAGTGVSVTEKHNLVGEVKLTKDSKPPLPKVHSTPKKPSTPKATEMKKPTEKLIRNARSSPRITPKATPLQSPGAEHAPFIRETHAEIIKQNENKDMQDVKFEDKNEEKKDQGSEKAQQQEANVTESVTNDTKIATEPVLASKQVKDETNLMQENLSSDVTEESKIVKKEENKQEKKSPETVEVKPDNEIDEQIDMSASMIAKIRITTEEEAKAALAERRRLAREQAEREAELERQRQEEEARREVERLRAEEEEQRRLEEETIRLANEAREAEEQRLQLAIEEAKRREEEDRRKREEEARQKQEKEEAERKAREEAERQRIEMAERLKKEEEERNARRKRVEAIMLRTRGKNQSNSSKGEGGDGDKLKEDSPSDENKPVPGGKGDDVMTASLISEATQQFISSEQRAHHTENNVLAPDIVHNGTTHSNGINENKIVLDNNQGNVEGELNGHHTNHGNGINSQSITLDNATVKQNNVTNNLLDLSDFDTLSNNSTGYNTGPILELTPNLANEDTLNSNLNPTAMPFTPMGFVPTAANANVNPFQDNFINNKPQDNNQVPDLLS, from the exons AGCAAACGATGCACTGGTTTGCCCAGATCGGCAGTGACGATGATCCTCTCGCTTTGCCAG ATGTGAAGCGCCGGCGAAGCTTCTACGACGAGGACTCCCTCGACGGCGATCGTCCTTACGAAAATGAAG GACGGGAGTCGACGGGAAGCTCGAAGGATTTGGACAGGGCGAAGCTCGTCCGCGAGAGGCAGAACGAGGAGCGGCAGCGAAAGCTGGAAGAGCTCAGGCAGCAGGCGCTCGCCGCGCAACGCTTCCGCGAGCAGCGCGAGGAGGAGCGACGAAGACGAATCGACGAGCTCAGATCGCGTGACAACGACAG ACGAAATCAAGTGGAGGAGAGAAAACGGCTAATATGCGAGGCGGAACGAGAGAGACGGGAGGCGATCCTTCGCAAAAATCAGGAAAGGGAGGCGCGTATCGAAGCGAAGAGGAGGAACGAGAGGTCGCATATCGTCTTTGCGTTTGGCAGTTCCACGCCGCGGATGCTGGAGCCCGCCGACACCGGCGGCGCTACCTTCTGGGGCACTCGCAGGGCCACCTCCACCACCAACGTCATGATGTTTTCCGCGGCACAACCCCTCACGAGGAGGTCCTCCGAGCGGGAACTGGACGGCAGCAAAAAACGAGCCACTTCCGCCGGCGGGCTCGACCGAAAGCCCGGCGAAG ATATGAGAATGTCCTCGTCCATGTACGAGGTGTTCAATTGGAATTCTAGCCCCGATCCCCCCTTAACTCCTGCCAAGCATAAGAGAGCCAGCCTCTCTCTGCCCCCCACAACCGACATCTTTGCCGTCGATGATAAGTCCGATAGCGACATTAGGCGTCCTATGATTCAGCGGGCTGCCAGTG GTGAAGAtagcgacggcggcggcacgCCCAGCACCCCGAGCTCGGTTTACCTGCGAGTGAATAGGAGACGCACCGACCTCATGCCGACGATACCGTCCCCGCGCGACGGCCCGCCGTCGGCGGCACGCAGCTCCAGCGCCAAGGCCTTCACACGCTCGCCAGGTAGGACTTACTCCATGTCCAGGCTGGATCAGCTGGCGCAGCCTAGGAAGCGCGCGACCGAGCAGCCGCTCGGCACGCTGACGGAGCAGCGGCAGCAGAGCCAGCCGCTGCAGAGCGCTTCTAGCATGAGCCGCAGCATGTCACACTTAGCCGCGCCCGGGGTGGCCAAGAGCCTCAAACGATCCGATAACTCGCGTAGCATGGGCACGCTGCCGGGCGCGGTGCCCACGCCCAGACCCACCCGCGCCGAGAGACTGCGCCGCAAGGCCCGCGAGTACCAGCAGGCCCAGCAGCAGCAAG GTATCCGCAGCGGCGAAGTGACACCCAACAGCCCGTCCCGACCGCACAGCTCGATGAGTCAGCAGAGTGCCAGCAGCGTGGGCAGCAGTAACGTCAATCTGCGTACCCGCACGACAGCGTCGCGCCGACCGCGGCCTGCTTCTATTGCCGGTACCGGTGTCTCGGTCACAGAGAAACACA ATCTGGTGGGTGAAGTGAAATTAACGAAGGATTCAAAGCCACCACTGCCAAAGGTCCATAGCACTCCAAAGAAACCTTCCACGCCCAAAGCTACGGAGATGAAGAAGCCGACGGAGAAGTTAATCAGGAACGCCAGGTCGTCACCGCGAATAACTCCCAAGGCGACACCCCTGCAGAGTCCTGGAGCTGAGCACGCGCCATTTATCCGCGAGACTCATGCGGAGATCATAAAACAGAACGAGAATAAGGACATGCAGGATGTGAAATTTGAGGACAAGAATGAGGAAAAGAAGGATCAGGGCAGCGAAAAAGCGCag CAACAAGAGGCGAACGTTACCGAATCCGTAACTAATGATACAAAGATAGCGACAGAGCCTGTGTTGGCAAGCAAACAAGTCAAGGACGAAACTAATTTAATGCAAGAGAATTTGTCGAGCGACGTTACGGAGGAATCGAAAATCGTTAAAAAAGAGGAGAATAAACAAGAAAAGAAATCACCGGAAACAGTCGAAGTCAAGCCTGACAATGAAATAGACGAACAAATTGATATGTCAG CTTCGATGATTGCGAAAATCAGAATTACCACCGAAGAGGAAGCCAAAGCCGCTTTGGCTGAGCGTAGAAGATTAGCTCGAGAACAAGCGGAACGAGAAGCGGAGCTTGAACGTCAACGACAG GAAGAGGAAGCGCGCCGAGAAGTCGAAAGATTACGCGCAGAGGAGGAAGAACAACGTCGACTGGAGGAAGAAACTATACGCTTAGCTAACGAGGCCCGAGAGGCAGAGGAGCAGCGGTTACAACTGGCAATCGAGGAAGCTAAACGTCGCGAGGAAGAGGATAGAAGAAAAAGGGAAGAGGAAGCTCGTCAGAAGCAGGAGAAGGAAGAAGCGGAGCGCAAAGCAAGAGAAGAAGCGGAAAG ACAGCGAATCGAAATGGCTGAGAGACttaagaaagaagaagaggaacGCAACGCCAGACGTAAACGTGTCGAGGCCATCATGCTTAGGACGAGAGGCAAAAATCAAAGCAACTCTAGCAAg GGCGAGGGTGGCGATGGCGATAAATTGAAGGAGGATAGCCCAAGTGACGAGAATAAACCAGTGCCTGGCGGCAAAGGTGACGACGTCATGACGGCCAGTTTAATTTCCGAGGCAACACAGCAATTCATCAGCAGTGAACAACGGGCGCATCACACGGAGAACAACGTGCTTGCGCCGGATATAGTGCACAATGGCACGACGCATAGCAACGGCATTAACGAGAATAAAATCGTATTGGATAATAATCAGGGTAACGTGGAAGGGGAGTTGAACGGTCATCATACGAATCACGGGAACGGTATCAACAGTCAGTCGATTACGCTGGACAATGCCACTGT CAAGCAAAACAACGTGACCAACAACCTGTTAGACCTGTCGGACTTCGACACTCTGAGTAATAACAGTACCGGCTACAACACTGGGCCGATACTCGAACTGACGCCCAATTTGGCGAACGAAGACACCCTCAACTCTAATCTGAATCCGACGGCGATGCCGTTTACCCCGATGGGGTTCGTGCCCACCGCCGCAAACGCCAATGTCAATCCGTTCCAAGACAATTTCATCAACAACAAGCCGCAAGATAACAACCAAGTACCAG ATCTTTTGTCATAA